The segment GTTGCTTTTACGGGCGCAGGTATTTCTGTAGAAAGTGGCATCCCGCCATTTCGGGGTGCTCAGGGGTTATGGAGCAAATATGACCCTCAGGTTTTAGAACTTTATTATTTTTTTGACAATCCGAAAGAATCGTGGACCGTTATTAAAGAAATTTTTTATGATTTTTTTGGGAAAGCCAAACCCAATGATGCCCATAAAGGACTTGCGATATTGGAATCAAAAGGTTTTATCAAAGAGATCATTACCCAGAACATTGACAACCTGCATCAGGAAGCAGGGAGCAAAGTTGTTTACGAATTTCATGGGAATTCACAACAATTGATTTGTACTTCTTGTAAATCCACTTATAAAGCACGTGAGATAAATCTAAATAAACTTCCGCCGCTTTGTTTAAAATGCAATTCATTGCTAAAACCCAATTTTATCTTTTTTGGGGAAGGAATTCCTCAGGATGCTTATCATGCGTCATTAGCTGCAGCAAAAAAAGCTGATCTTTTTATTTTAATTGGAACCACAGGCGAGGTGATGCCAGCCTGTCAAATGCCCTATATAGCAAAAGAAAATGGCGCAAAAATTATCGAAATAAATCCTGAAACATCAAAATTTACGCATACGATTACCGATGTTATTTTAAAAGAGAAAGCATCAATCGCCATGAATCATATTATTAAATCATTATGAAAATTAATATAAGGATGAAAAATAGAATTTACAGTATTGGGCTAATACTAATAATGGTTGCATTCGCTACAACCAATCTAACTGCCAAAGAAACCTTAAAGAAAACGACGGCCGAACTGGATAACTATTACGAAACAGCATTGAAAAAATGGAATGTTCCGGGAATGGCAATCGCAATCGTAAAAGACAATCAGGTGATTTATGCGAAAGGCTTTGGGGTTAAAAATATTTGTACGGGAGAAGCCGTCGATGAGAATTCATTGTTTGCCATCGCATCTAATACAAAGGCGTTCACTGCGGCCGGAATTGCGATGTTGGTTGAAGAAGGCAAACTATCATGGGATGATAAAGTCACAAAATATTTGCCTTGGTTCGAGCTTTACAGCCCGTACGTTACACATGAAATGAATATCCGCGATTTATTAAGTCACCGATCAGGGTTAAGAACCTTTTCAGGCGACTTGATCTGGTACGGGACAGATTATAGCCGGGAAGAAATCGTAAAAAGAGCTAAATTCCTTGAACCTGCATTTGGATTCAGAGAAAAATACGGATACCAAAATATTATGTTTATTGCCGCAGGCCTTGTTATAGAAAAAGTAAGCGGAATGAGTTGGGAAGATTTTATGCAACAAAGAATTTTTGATCCACTGCAAATGGACAGAACAGTTACCAGTATTGCGAAACTTGATTTAAAAGGAAATTACACCACTCCTCATAATGATTATGAAGGAAAATTAATAACAATCCCTTATCTTAATTGGGATAATGCCGCTCCTGTAGGAGGAATTTTGTCAAGCGTTGCTGATCTTTCAAAATGGATGTTACTTCAACTGAATCATGGCATTATTGGTGCCGATACCCTTTTCACAGCCAAATCGCAACACGAAATGTGGCAGGCGCATACGGCACAAACGGTTAGTGCTTTTTCTGAGAAAATGTTTCCAAGTACCCATTTTAAAGCTTATGGTTTAGGGTGGGCATTGATGGATTATCAGGGAAGGAAAATTGTTTCTCACGGAGGTGGTTATGATGGTATGATCTCCAGAACAGTTCTGGTTCCGGAGGAAAATCTTGGATTTGTCATCCTGACAAATTCCAACAATTCCATTTCAACTCCGTTGATGTATAAAACACTTGATATGTTTTTGAGTGATGAAAAAACCGATTGGAGTGAAACGATGTTTGTTCAAGACAACAGGACGGATAACCGTGATCCTGAAGAAGGACGGATTAAAAACACCAGTCCAAGTCTGGATCTAAAAGAATATACGGGTATTTACGGGGGTAAAATATACGGAAATACTGAAGTGACTTTAGTTAACGGTCAATTAATTCTGGAAATGAAACATACCAAAATTTTCAAAGGATCATTAACCCATTGGCATTACAATACTTTTGAAATTGAATTTAAAGAGGTGCCTTCACTTCCAAAAGGAAAAGTTCAGTTCAAATTAGATGCAGATGGCAAGGTTGAAGAATTGATTATAGACGTCCCAAACCCTGATTTTGATTTTACTGAACTCGACTTTAAAAAGCTTAAATAGTAATTACTTAAAATTTCGAACATGGATTTTATCTGGATCATAGTGGGTATTTTACTCATTTTAATTGGCATTGCAGGTGCTATCGTTCCCGGTATTCCCGGACCAATTGTTAGTTTTTTTGGATTGTTGGTACTACAACTTAGAACCAATCCTGCTTTTAGCGAAAGTTTACTTTTTATTCTCGGTTTTATCGCAATAGTGGTTACCATACTCGATTATGTGGTACCTATTTGGGGAACTAAAAAGTTTGGGGGAACTAAAATGGGTGTCAGGGGAAGCACAGTTGGATTAATCGTAGGCATTATTGGACTACCAATACTTGGCATCGTGATAGGACCAATTGGGATTATAGGGATAATTTTAGGCCCTTTTGTTGGAGCATTCATTGGTGAATCGATGGCTGGTAGTGACTCAACCAAAGCTTGGCGTTCTGCCATTGGATCATTCATTGGATTTATGGCCGGAACATTTATGAAGCTGGTTTATTCGTTGGTTGTTGCATATTATTTTGTGATTGGATTAATGTAAATCAATTTATGACTTTTCAAAAATATCAATCAACTACCGAGCTGGAAAAAATCGCTTATTCCATCCGTAAAAATGTTTTAATAAGCCTGACTGAAGCAGGATCAGGACATACCGGAGGATCTCTTGGATTAACAGACATATTCACTGTTCTGTATTTTAATATCATGAATCATGATCCTGAGAATTCAAAATGGGAAGAACGGGACCGTTTGATTTTATCTATTGGACATGTTACCCCTGTGCATTATGCTACTCTTGCTGAAGCCGGATATTTCCCTGTCGAAGAATTATTAACCTTACGGAAACTGGGTACGCGTTTGCAAGGTCATCCCGGTCGTGAACATGGCTTACCCGGATTGGAATTATCTGCGGGTTCATTAGGACAAGGTTTGTCAGTTGCGGTTGGGATGGCGTTAGCAGATAAAATAGATAAAAAGAACAGAACCACATTCTGCATTTGTGGAGATGGCGAATTACAGGAAGGTTCCATTTGGGAAGCAGCCATGAGCGCATCTCATCACAAATTAAATAAACTAATAACTATTATAGATAGAAACAGGGTTCAAATTGATGGAAAAACGGAAGATGTAATGCAAATTGAACCGCTTGCCGACAAATGGAAGGCTTTTGGTTGGGGAGTTTTAACCTGTAACGGTAACAATATTCAGGAATTGATTTCAACCTTAAATAAAGCCAAACAAGTAAGCGAAAAACCTACTGTCGTTATTGCGAAAACCATAATGGGCAAGGGCGTAAAATCAATCGAAGATGATTATCGATGGCACGGAAGAGTGCCTACAAAAACAGAGCTTGAACTTTTCTTAAAAGAACTTTACTAAAATGGATTATATCAACAGAGGTAATAGATCTACCAAAGATGGCTTTGGTATTGGACTTTTAAAATTGGGAGAGAAGCACAAAAATCTTATTGCTTTAGGAGCAGATATTACGGCTTCCGTAGGTGTAAATTATTTTGCAGAAAAATTTCCGCAACGATTTTTTTCTTTAGGCATAGCCGAACAAAATTGCATTGGCGTTGCTGCCGGATTAGCATTAAGTGGTAAAATTCCTGTTTTTAGCACTTATGGAGTTTTTGCAGCACTTCGCACCACCGATCAAATCCGTATTTCATTATGCTATAATAATGTACATGTCATTATTGGAGGAGCTCATGCGGGCATTTCTGTTGGTCCTGACGGAGCAACTCATCAGGCACTGGAAGATATTGCGATCATGCGGGTACTGCCAAACATGACCGTTTTTTCGCCTTGCGATGCAACACAAACTGAACAGGCCATTATAGCTGCAGTTGAACAAATTAAAGGTCCGGTTTATCTTCGGTTTGGGCGTGCTCCCGTTCCCGATTTTATAAATCCTGATTTAGAATACATTCCAGAAAAAGCCCAGACCTTAAAAAAAGGCAATGATATTACCTTAATAGCCACTGGGCATATGGTTTGGGAAGCTTTACAATCCGCAAAAATATTGGAAGAAAAGGGCATCTCGACCAGGGTGATCAATATTCACACCATCAAACCTATAGATAAAGAAGTAATCATTAATGCAGCTAAGGAAACCAAAGCCATCGTAACCCTGGAAGAACATCAGGTTCAGGGTGGATTTGGAAGTGCAGTTGCAGAAGTGATCGTTGAGAATTATCCTGTTCCTTTAAAAATGATTGGTGTGCAAGATCGTTTTGGTGAATCAGGTCAGCCGGAAGAATTAATGATAAAATATGGTTTGAAGGCTGAGATATTTACGAAAGACATCCTGCATTTTATTAATTTAACCTCAAGTTCGATCTAAGCATTTCTCATGAAACTGTTACTGTATATATGAGATTTAGCATTTTGAGCTATCAAGGTGTTAGCTATTGGCATTTAGCTGTTGGTCAAATAGCAAGTGACTTTTGTTGTGTCTTGAATCTTGTGTCTTGAATCTTGTGTCTAACATCTAAAGTCTAACGTCTCATAACTTAATCTATTAAATTAGTTACCATTTTATTTATTTGCATTTTATTTAAATTTAATTTGGTTTTTGGCATAAGAATTGCAAATTTCGCATGAAAAATATTAACCATAATAATTCATAAATATAAATGATGATGAAAACAAAATTACTTACTTTAATAATACTGGCTATATCATATAGCAGTTATGCACAGACAGCATATGATAAAATTTACACCAATGACAAAATTATTGAGTGTACGATCAAGGAAGTCACACCGGATGCAGTAAAATTCTGTTATCCTAACGAAGATCTGGTAAATTCAATTTATAAAAATACAATCCTCAAAATAGAATATAAATCAGGTCGGGTTGAAGAATTTGCAGAAGCTACCTCATTTAAAACAGTCCGTAGTGGGGCTGATTGGGAAAATGTTTCCATTACACAAATTGAAAGTGAAGTAAAAGGATTGTTCAAACTGGAAGATGTTTCTTCAAAGGCCAAGGGTACCACTGCTATTGCCAATGTCAACAAAGTAAAGGACCGTGCGATGAAAAAACTGAAAATAGAAGCAGCTATGATGGGAGGTAATATTATTTACATTACACAACAGGATACCAGAGGAAACCTTTTCGGGAGTGAATACCAGGCTTCTCAACCAACTGAAACAAATTATGCAGGAGTTGCTTATACCAATAAAAGACCCAGTTTTAGCGAATTTCAAGCTTTGTATGAAACAAAAAAACAATTTCAGTTTCAATCGAAGGAATTTCTTGGGAATAATAGCCCTGACTTAGAATCAACAAAACCAAAAATATATAATGTAAACATCAATAATATTGAAGACGAAAAAGGCTTCATCTATGTTTATGCTGATATTCCGGGTGAGGAAAGTAATAAATTCAGGGTAAGTTATTTTGATCAGGAAGTTGTGGTTTTAATGTATCAGGACAAACGTAAGATTTATAATCTGGTTCTGGGAATTTAAGATCTGAATAATGTTAAAAAAGAGTCAGATTTCTGACTCTTTTTTTAATTTACTGAAAATAGATTCCGGATATTCCACTTCCTCTAAAAACAAGGCCTTCGCCGGAACTGAGTAACCTGCTTCGTTCCGGTTTCTGCGTTCAATGATGTTTTTGAATTCTTCTATGGTGATTTTACGTTGCCCCACCTCCAATAAAGTCCCCACAATTGCCCTTACCATATTTCTCAAGAATCGATCAGCTTTGATAGTGAAAATCAATTTATGGCCCACTTCTTCCCATTTCGCATTAAAAATTTTACAATTATTGGTTTTTGTTTGTGTATGCAATTTTGAAAAACTCGTAAAATCATCATAAGCAATCATTTCAAATGCAGCCTTGTTCATCAATTCAATATCCAAATCACCAAATAAATAAAATGAATAATCATCCATAAAAGGATCTTTTCTGCGATTGATATAGTATTTATAAGTTCGGGATAAAGCATCGAATCGTGCATGGGCATTCTCTTTAACCGGTTCAATACTAAAAACAGCGATTTCTGGCGGAAGAAACCTATTCAGTTTAAAGCACAAATTTATCCGTTCTTCATCACAAATCTCCCGATCGATATCAAAATGGGCATAAAAATTATTGGCATGTACCCCGGTATCTGTACGGCCACAGCCTGTTATATTAATTTCTTTGTCAAGAAGTGTTTGTAAACCAATGGTAACAGACTGCTGAACAGTTGGTGCATTTACTTGAAATTGCCAACCATGAAAGCCCGTTCCCTTATAGGCCAGATGCATAAAATAACGCTTTATCAATATTTTTGATTTTACACAAAAGTAGAAAAAAGTGACTAAAGTGCACTAAAGTATTTAGAGTGCCTAAAGTTTCAATATTTCAAAACAGCTTTAGTACTTTATTCACTCAAGGCATTTTAGTCACTTATTTAAACTCATCCTAAATTTCTTTAAAAATAAGCTTTAACCTCTTATATCTATAAAAACAGCATATCTTTGTGTCATCTTTTTAATAAACTTAACACGATGCAAGTAAAACGATTTGGGGTTTCCCTGGAAGATGAACTATTAAAAAAGCTTGATCGCTTGGTAGAAGATCAAAAATTCCCAAATAGATCACAGGCCATCCGATATCTAATCAAAAAAGACTTAGTTGAAAATGAATGGGAAGGCAATGAAGAAGTGGCCGGAGCCATCGTATTGGTTTATGATCACCATAAACGCAATTTACAGAATGAATCAACCGAAGTGCAGCACGATTACCATCATTTAATTCTTTCGGTGCAACATGTGCATTTAAATCATGATAATTGTTTAGAAACCATTACTGTTAAAGGAAAAGCATCTGAATTGATCGACCTGTCAAATAAGCTGATCGCCATTAAAGGGATCAAACATGGTCAGTTGGTAATGAGTACTACAAACTAATTTTTTTACACTGTGAGTAACACCTTTGTCATATTATTAACACGCTTATACAAGAAAACATCTCTTTTTATT is part of the Bacteroidota bacterium genome and harbors:
- the truA gene encoding tRNA pseudouridine(38-40) synthase TruA, whose protein sequence is MHLAYKGTGFHGWQFQVNAPTVQQSVTIGLQTLLDKEINITGCGRTDTGVHANNFYAHFDIDREICDEERINLCFKLNRFLPPEIAVFSIEPVKENAHARFDALSRTYKYYINRRKDPFMDDYSFYLFGDLDIELMNKAAFEMIAYDDFTSFSKLHTQTKTNNCKIFNAKWEEVGHKLIFTIKADRFLRNMVRAIVGTLLEVGQRKITIEEFKNIIERRNRNEAGYSVPAKALFLEEVEYPESIFSKLKKESEI
- a CDS encoding DUF456 domain-containing protein; the protein is MDFIWIIVGILLILIGIAGAIVPGIPGPIVSFFGLLVLQLRTNPAFSESLLFILGFIAIVVTILDYVVPIWGTKKFGGTKMGVRGSTVGLIVGIIGLPILGIVIGPIGIIGIILGPFVGAFIGESMAGSDSTKAWRSAIGSFIGFMAGTFMKLVYSLVVAYYFVIGLM
- a CDS encoding transketolase family protein, with the protein product MDYINRGNRSTKDGFGIGLLKLGEKHKNLIALGADITASVGVNYFAEKFPQRFFSLGIAEQNCIGVAAGLALSGKIPVFSTYGVFAALRTTDQIRISLCYNNVHVIIGGAHAGISVGPDGATHQALEDIAIMRVLPNMTVFSPCDATQTEQAIIAAVEQIKGPVYLRFGRAPVPDFINPDLEYIPEKAQTLKKGNDITLIATGHMVWEALQSAKILEEKGISTRVINIHTIKPIDKEVIINAAKETKAIVTLEEHQVQGGFGSAVAEVIVENYPVPLKMIGVQDRFGESGQPEELMIKYGLKAEIFTKDILHFINLTSSSI
- a CDS encoding transketolase; this encodes MTFQKYQSTTELEKIAYSIRKNVLISLTEAGSGHTGGSLGLTDIFTVLYFNIMNHDPENSKWEERDRLILSIGHVTPVHYATLAEAGYFPVEELLTLRKLGTRLQGHPGREHGLPGLELSAGSLGQGLSVAVGMALADKIDKKNRTTFCICGDGELQEGSIWEAAMSASHHKLNKLITIIDRNRVQIDGKTEDVMQIEPLADKWKAFGWGVLTCNGNNIQELISTLNKAKQVSEKPTVVIAKTIMGKGVKSIEDDYRWHGRVPTKTELELFLKELY
- the nikR gene encoding nickel-responsive transcriptional regulator NikR, which encodes MQVKRFGVSLEDELLKKLDRLVEDQKFPNRSQAIRYLIKKDLVENEWEGNEEVAGAIVLVYDHHKRNLQNESTEVQHDYHHLILSVQHVHLNHDNCLETITVKGKASELIDLSNKLIAIKGIKHGQLVMSTTN
- a CDS encoding NAD-dependent deacylase; translated protein: MSHSFSEAIDLIKKAKHIVAFTGAGISVESGIPPFRGAQGLWSKYDPQVLELYYFFDNPKESWTVIKEIFYDFFGKAKPNDAHKGLAILESKGFIKEIITQNIDNLHQEAGSKVVYEFHGNSQQLICTSCKSTYKAREINLNKLPPLCLKCNSLLKPNFIFFGEGIPQDAYHASLAAAKKADLFILIGTTGEVMPACQMPYIAKENGAKIIEINPETSKFTHTITDVILKEKASIAMNHIIKSL
- a CDS encoding serine hydrolase, with the protein product MKNRIYSIGLILIMVAFATTNLTAKETLKKTTAELDNYYETALKKWNVPGMAIAIVKDNQVIYAKGFGVKNICTGEAVDENSLFAIASNTKAFTAAGIAMLVEEGKLSWDDKVTKYLPWFELYSPYVTHEMNIRDLLSHRSGLRTFSGDLIWYGTDYSREEIVKRAKFLEPAFGFREKYGYQNIMFIAAGLVIEKVSGMSWEDFMQQRIFDPLQMDRTVTSIAKLDLKGNYTTPHNDYEGKLITIPYLNWDNAAPVGGILSSVADLSKWMLLQLNHGIIGADTLFTAKSQHEMWQAHTAQTVSAFSEKMFPSTHFKAYGLGWALMDYQGRKIVSHGGGYDGMISRTVLVPEENLGFVILTNSNNSISTPLMYKTLDMFLSDEKTDWSETMFVQDNRTDNRDPEEGRIKNTSPSLDLKEYTGIYGGKIYGNTEVTLVNGQLILEMKHTKIFKGSLTHWHYNTFEIEFKEVPSLPKGKVQFKLDADGKVEELIIDVPNPDFDFTELDFKKLK